From the genome of uncultured Cohaesibacter sp., one region includes:
- a CDS encoding Do family serine endopeptidase, which translates to MNVFFGGRGFGAPRERVQRSLGSGVIVDPSGVIVTNHHVIEGATEVKVSLSDRREFDVDVVLDEERTDLAILKIRDLGEQLPYLPFADSDDLEVGDLVLAIGNPFGVGQTVTSGIVSALARTQVGISDYQSFIQTDAAINPGNSGGALVGMNGKLVGVNTAIFTRSGGSNGIGFAIPANMVRLVAEAAISGKQVQRPWFGGGMQTVTADIADGLGLDRPQGVLVTDVFESSPAAKAGLKVGDLILKVNSNEVDSPEAFGYRFATIVIGSEVDLTILRQGKRYTVSLTAEVAPETPARDARDLGGYSPFSGTKVLNLSPAVAQELGLDTNQTGVVIATVQDGSTADRLGVKTGDIIRKVNGEVIRDTKVLQTLSDQEFRFWRLEIERDGKLIKTVISG; encoded by the coding sequence TTGAACGTTTTTTTCGGTGGTCGAGGCTTTGGTGCGCCACGCGAGAGGGTGCAGCGCTCACTCGGATCTGGCGTGATCGTTGATCCAAGCGGCGTCATCGTGACCAACCATCACGTGATTGAAGGGGCAACCGAGGTGAAGGTTTCTCTCTCCGACCGTCGGGAATTTGATGTGGACGTGGTGCTCGATGAAGAGCGGACCGACCTCGCCATTTTGAAAATCCGTGATCTTGGTGAGCAACTGCCCTATCTTCCCTTTGCTGATTCCGATGATCTGGAAGTCGGGGATCTGGTGCTGGCAATCGGCAATCCGTTCGGTGTTGGCCAGACCGTGACAAGCGGTATTGTCTCGGCTCTTGCGCGGACACAGGTCGGGATCTCCGACTATCAGTCCTTTATTCAGACAGATGCGGCCATCAATCCGGGCAACTCGGGTGGGGCGCTTGTTGGCATGAATGGCAAACTGGTGGGCGTCAACACGGCGATCTTTACCCGCTCCGGCGGGTCCAATGGCATCGGCTTTGCTATTCCGGCCAATATGGTCCGTCTCGTGGCTGAAGCAGCGATTTCCGGCAAACAGGTTCAGCGCCCTTGGTTTGGTGGCGGTATGCAGACTGTCACGGCAGACATTGCAGACGGGCTGGGGCTTGATCGTCCTCAGGGTGTTCTGGTGACCGATGTGTTCGAGTCCAGTCCGGCGGCCAAGGCTGGCTTGAAGGTCGGAGACCTGATCCTCAAGGTCAATAGCAATGAGGTCGACAGTCCCGAAGCCTTTGGCTACCGGTTCGCCACCATTGTCATCGGGTCAGAGGTTGACCTCACGATCCTGCGGCAGGGCAAACGCTATACAGTGTCCCTGACTGCGGAGGTTGCGCCCGAAACGCCAGCTCGCGATGCCCGTGATCTTGGCGGCTACTCGCCGTTCTCCGGCACCAAAGTCCTCAATCTGTCGCCCGCTGTGGCGCAAGAGCTTGGACTGGATACCAACCAGACCGGTGTCGTCATCGCCACGGTACAGGATGGGTCTACTGCGGATCGACTGGGCGTGAAGACAGGTGATATTATCCGCAAGGTGAATGGAGAAGTGATCCGCGACACCAAGGTGCTGCAGACCCTCTCTGATCAGGAGTTTCGATTCTGGCGGCTCGAAATCGAGCGCGATGGCAAACTCATAAAAACGGTGATCAGCGGTTAG
- the crcB gene encoding fluoride efflux transporter CrcB: MSHFIFVALGGAAGASLRHLVGMMALRSFGSGFPYGTFICNVVGSFLMGLLIHLLAVKFHASTEIRLLLTTGLLGGFTTFSTFSLDVVTLTERGQMGIALFYVALSLAGGIVALFIGLSAARALV; this comes from the coding sequence ATGAGTCATTTTATTTTTGTCGCCCTTGGGGGCGCTGCCGGTGCCAGCCTGCGCCATCTGGTCGGGATGATGGCCCTGCGCTCCTTTGGCAGCGGCTTTCCCTATGGCACCTTTATCTGCAATGTCGTCGGCTCCTTTTTGATGGGCCTGCTCATTCATCTGCTTGCGGTGAAGTTTCATGCCAGCACCGAGATACGGCTGCTGCTGACAACCGGCCTTTTGGGCGGCTTTACGACCTTTTCGACCTTTTCGCTCGATGTGGTGACGCTCACAGAACGGGGCCAGATGGGGATTGCGCTGTTTTATGTTGCATTGTCGCTGGCGGGGGGTATTGTGGCCCTCTTTATCGGGCTGAGCGCCGCGCGGGCGCTGGTCTGA
- a CDS encoding RluA family pseudouridine synthase: protein MATIQFRDVTGDEDGMRLDRWFKEHYPGLSFGQLQKLLRTGQVRIDGKRAKTSARLIKGQQVRIPPLATDEKSTSAAPKRAMPRVDDKDDEFLKSIMLYEDKDIFVFNKPAGLAVQGGSGMSRHVDGMLEALRDRNGQKPRLVHRLDRDTSGVLVVARRRSVAEALTRAFRERSTQKTYWALVRGVPKPHQARISTYVAKYQAEDGDRMRIAKHGDDGAQHAVTHYSVVETSGQKMSWLVLKPVTGRTHQLRVHTAYMECPIIGDPKYFNIENWEFPGGIQKKLHLHARRIRIPHPKGGILDVSAPLPSHMQQSWNLLGFDVADYDQDIEDELGVDD, encoded by the coding sequence ATGGCAACCATTCAATTTCGCGATGTGACGGGCGACGAAGACGGTATGCGTCTTGACCGGTGGTTCAAGGAGCATTACCCCGGCCTGTCCTTTGGCCAGTTGCAAAAGCTGTTGCGCACCGGGCAGGTCCGCATCGATGGCAAGCGGGCAAAGACCAGTGCGCGATTGATCAAGGGACAGCAAGTTCGTATCCCGCCACTGGCGACCGATGAGAAATCGACCTCTGCGGCCCCCAAACGGGCGATGCCACGGGTTGATGACAAGGATGATGAGTTCCTCAAGTCGATCATGCTCTATGAGGACAAGGACATCTTTGTCTTCAACAAGCCTGCCGGTCTTGCCGTGCAGGGTGGGTCGGGCATGTCACGCCATGTCGACGGCATGCTGGAAGCCCTCAGAGACCGTAATGGGCAGAAGCCGCGCCTCGTGCACCGTCTTGACCGGGATACCTCGGGCGTCCTCGTTGTTGCGCGCAGGCGCTCGGTTGCCGAAGCCTTGACGCGGGCCTTCCGTGAACGCTCGACACAGAAGACCTATTGGGCGCTGGTGCGTGGTGTGCCAAAACCCCATCAGGCGCGGATCTCGACCTATGTGGCCAAGTATCAGGCCGAGGATGGCGACCGGATGCGGATTGCCAAGCATGGCGATGATGGCGCACAACATGCGGTGACGCATTATTCGGTCGTTGAGACAAGCGGGCAGAAGATGTCGTGGCTGGTGCTGAAGCCGGTCACTGGCCGCACCCATCAGTTGCGCGTACACACGGCCTATATGGAATGCCCGATCATCGGCGATCCGAAATATTTCAACATCGAAAACTGGGAATTTCCCGGCGGCATTCAGAAGAAACTGCATCTGCATGCCCGGCGGATCCGGATCCCACATCCCAAGGGCGGCATTCTCGACGTGAGTGCGCCGCTGCCTTCTCATATGCAACAGAGCTGGAACCTTCTCGGCTTCGATGTCGCCGACTATGATCAGGACATTGAAGACGAACTGGGCGTTGATGACTGA
- a CDS encoding HAD-IA family hydrolase codes for MSLKLFIFDCDGTIVDSAHTIVDGMAHAFGLHGFEAPTPEATRSIIGLSLPQAISRLNPALDEAMCNTLVESYKDFVISKRENGEAEELLYPGAKEAIEGLAAEENALLGIATGKAYRGVLHLFNSFDWHDLFVTVQTADRAPSKPHPGMILQAMEQTGVAAKDVLMIGDTTYDMVMANNAGVTAVGVTWGYHSEDMLTKAGAHHMVHDYGALHRLLADML; via the coding sequence ATGAGCCTCAAGCTTTTTATTTTTGATTGTGACGGCACGATTGTCGACAGCGCCCACACGATTGTCGATGGTATGGCCCATGCTTTTGGCCTGCATGGGTTTGAGGCTCCGACTCCGGAGGCAACGCGCTCGATTATCGGGCTTTCGCTGCCGCAGGCGATTTCGCGGCTCAATCCGGCGCTTGATGAGGCCATGTGCAATACGTTGGTGGAGAGCTACAAGGATTTCGTGATTTCAAAGCGCGAGAATGGCGAGGCCGAAGAGCTGCTTTATCCCGGAGCCAAGGAGGCCATCGAGGGTCTGGCTGCCGAGGAAAATGCTCTGCTTGGCATTGCAACGGGCAAGGCCTATCGCGGCGTGCTCCATTTGTTCAATAGCTTTGATTGGCACGATCTGTTTGTTACGGTGCAGACCGCCGACCGGGCACCGTCGAAGCCGCATCCGGGGATGATCCTGCAGGCAATGGAGCAGACCGGTGTGGCGGCCAAAGACGTGCTGATGATTGGCGACACGACCTATGACATGGTAATGGCGAACAACGCCGGTGTCACGGCCGTTGGCGTGACGTGGGGCTATCACAGCGAGGATATGCTGACGAAGGCCGGTGCCCACCATATGGTTCATGACTATGGAGCGCTGCATCGCCTGTTGGCCGACATGCTGTAA
- a CDS encoding ATP12 family protein: protein MAGKDTDERVEMLPGGFVPGQRDSTQNPMMRAKEVMKTPLPKRFYKDVTISEDDGGYRVLLDGKPIRSPAKNIISVPRLAMAEALQAEWDAQDKEIDPATMPMTRLVNSTIDGVEEAREAILDEIIAYLGNDFLCYPASHPERLVERQKAHWMPVLDWAEGELGGRFVQASGILAVEQSPVMGEALRRHWQSLDRFQLGAAHVLMTLTGSALLPFALWRAFLDEEAVWQAAMVDEDWNIEMWGEDEEATKRRDFRRRDFDAAALVIRAHRS, encoded by the coding sequence ATGGCGGGCAAGGATACGGACGAGCGCGTCGAGATGCTTCCGGGCGGATTTGTTCCCGGACAACGCGACAGCACCCAAAATCCCATGATGCGGGCCAAGGAAGTGATGAAGACACCCTTGCCCAAGCGCTTCTACAAGGACGTGACCATCAGCGAGGATGATGGGGGCTATCGGGTCTTGCTTGATGGCAAGCCGATCCGCAGCCCGGCGAAGAATATCATCTCCGTGCCACGACTGGCGATGGCGGAGGCTCTGCAGGCTGAATGGGATGCACAGGACAAAGAGATCGATCCGGCCACGATGCCGATGACACGTCTCGTCAACTCGACCATTGATGGCGTTGAGGAAGCCCGTGAGGCGATCCTTGATGAGATCATTGCCTATCTTGGCAACGACTTCCTCTGCTATCCAGCAAGTCACCCTGAGCGGCTTGTGGAGCGGCAGAAGGCCCACTGGATGCCCGTTCTTGATTGGGCCGAGGGTGAGCTTGGCGGTCGCTTCGTTCAGGCGAGTGGCATTCTCGCGGTCGAGCAATCACCTGTCATGGGTGAGGCTCTGCGTCGCCATTGGCAGTCCCTTGATCGCTTCCAGCTCGGAGCAGCTCACGTCTTGATGACGCTGACCGGGTCGGCGCTGCTGCCCTTCGCTCTGTGGCGAGCGTTTCTTGATGAAGAGGCCGTCTGGCAGGCGGCGATGGTCGATGAGGACTGGAACATCGAGATGTGGGGCGAGGACGAAGAGGCAACAAAAAGACGAGATTTCCGGCGCAGAGATTTCGATGCGGCGGCGCTTGTCATTCGGGCTCATCGCTCCTGA
- a CDS encoding acyl-CoA carboxylase subunit beta: MSQILEELERRRAQARVGGGEQRIKAQHARGKLTARERIAAFLDEGSFEEFDMFVQHRCTDFGMQDMKMPGDGVVTGSGTVNGRVVYVFAKDFTVLGGSLSWTHAQKIIKVQEMALKNRAPVFGLFDAGGARIQEGVDALGGYGEVFQRNVLASGVIPQVSVILGPCAGGDVYSPAMTDFIFMVRDRSYMFVTGPEVVRTVTNEDVTAEDLGGAHVHTSKSSIADGAYDDDVEALLQMRRLMDFLPSNNISEAPEIDNYDPWDRVDMSLDTLAPDNPNKPYDMKELILKTVDEGDFFEIQEAFAKNIIVGFGRVEGRTVGIVANQPMVLAGVLDSDCSRKAARFVRFCDAFGIPIVTFVDVPGFLPGTDQEYGGLIKHGAKLLFAYAEATVPKVTVITRKAYGGAYDVMGSKHLRGDMNYAWPSAQIAVMGAKGAVEIIFRKDIHDKDKIAKHTKDYEDRFLSPFVAAERGFIDEVIMPHSTRKRIVKALRMLRYKTLENPWKKHDNIPL; the protein is encoded by the coding sequence ATGTCACAGATCTTGGAAGAGTTGGAACGGCGTCGTGCTCAGGCGAGGGTTGGAGGCGGTGAGCAGCGCATCAAGGCCCAGCACGCACGGGGCAAGCTGACTGCGCGCGAGCGGATCGCCGCTTTCCTCGATGAAGGGTCCTTTGAGGAGTTCGACATGTTCGTGCAGCATCGCTGTACGGATTTCGGCATGCAGGACATGAAGATGCCGGGCGACGGCGTTGTCACCGGCAGTGGAACGGTCAATGGCCGGGTGGTCTATGTCTTTGCCAAGGACTTTACCGTTCTGGGCGGATCGTTGTCCTGGACCCATGCGCAGAAGATCATCAAGGTGCAGGAAATGGCACTGAAGAACCGCGCCCCCGTGTTCGGTCTGTTCGATGCGGGCGGTGCGCGTATTCAGGAGGGTGTGGACGCGCTTGGTGGCTATGGTGAAGTGTTCCAGCGCAATGTGCTTGCCTCGGGCGTGATCCCGCAAGTCTCGGTCATTCTCGGCCCTTGCGCCGGGGGCGACGTCTATTCACCTGCCATGACGGACTTCATTTTCATGGTGCGGGATCGCTCCTACATGTTCGTCACAGGGCCGGAAGTGGTGCGGACCGTGACGAATGAGGATGTGACCGCCGAGGATCTCGGTGGGGCGCATGTGCATACGTCCAAGTCCTCGATTGCCGACGGGGCCTATGATGACGATGTGGAAGCCTTGCTGCAGATGCGTCGCCTGATGGACTTCCTGCCGTCAAACAACATCAGCGAAGCGCCAGAGATCGACAATTACGATCCATGGGATCGAGTTGATATGTCGCTCGACACACTGGCCCCGGACAATCCCAACAAGCCCTACGACATGAAGGAGCTGATTCTCAAGACGGTGGACGAGGGGGATTTCTTCGAGATTCAGGAGGCCTTTGCCAAGAATATCATTGTCGGCTTCGGCCGTGTCGAGGGGCGCACGGTGGGCATCGTGGCCAACCAGCCGATGGTGCTGGCCGGGGTGCTCGACAGTGATTGTTCCCGCAAGGCGGCGCGTTTCGTACGCTTCTGTGATGCCTTCGGCATTCCGATCGTCACCTTCGTCGATGTGCCCGGCTTCCTGCCCGGCACCGATCAGGAATATGGCGGTCTGATCAAGCATGGTGCTAAGTTGCTGTTCGCCTATGCCGAGGCGACGGTACCGAAAGTGACGGTGATCACTCGCAAGGCCTATGGCGGGGCCTATGACGTGATGGGCTCGAAGCACTTGAGGGGCGACATGAACTATGCCTGGCCCAGCGCCCAGATCGCCGTGATGGGGGCCAAGGGGGCGGTGGAGATCATCTTCCGCAAGGATATTCACGACAAGGACAAGATCGCCAAGCACACCAAGGACTACGAGGACCGCTTCCTGTCGCCGTTCGTGGCGGCAGAGCGTGGCTTCATTGATGAGGTGATCATGCCCCATTCGACGCGCAAGAGGATCGTCAAGGCTCTGAGGATGCTGCGCTACAAGACGCTGGAAAACCCTTGGAAGAAGCACGACAATATTCCGCTCTGA
- a CDS encoding NAD(P)H-dependent oxidoreductase has protein sequence MSKPIKIVGLCGSLRTHSYSGMLLNALFDLLPEGVTVQSVDIAAIPHYNQDFDTPEGPEAVLDGRKLIANADAVILTLPEFNHGVPGVLKNALDWLSRPAFNSCFAGKPVMFATIAPGALGGVRAQYQMRETLASMLCNLTPLPEIAVTLAGQKFTDGKLTDEATANHLKMVMDTFLKANELI, from the coding sequence GTGAGCAAACCTATCAAGATAGTCGGGCTGTGTGGCAGCCTGCGCACCCATTCCTATTCGGGCATGTTGCTGAATGCCCTCTTCGACCTCCTGCCCGAAGGCGTTACAGTCCAAAGCGTCGATATCGCTGCAATTCCCCATTACAATCAGGATTTTGACACCCCTGAGGGACCCGAAGCCGTACTTGATGGACGCAAGCTCATCGCCAATGCGGATGCCGTTATCCTCACCCTGCCCGAATTCAACCACGGTGTGCCCGGCGTCCTCAAGAACGCCCTCGACTGGCTATCCCGCCCCGCCTTCAACAGTTGCTTTGCAGGCAAGCCAGTGATGTTTGCAACCATAGCTCCGGGGGCTCTGGGCGGTGTTCGGGCACAATATCAGATGCGCGAAACCCTTGCCTCCATGCTCTGCAATCTGACACCCTTGCCAGAGATTGCTGTCACGCTGGCCGGTCAGAAATTCACCGATGGCAAACTCACCGACGAGGCAACCGCCAATCACCTCAAGATGGTGATGGACACATTCCTCAAAGCCAACGAACTCATCTGA
- the folK gene encoding 2-amino-4-hydroxy-6-hydroxymethyldihydropteridine diphosphokinase, translated as MSNSGVEVYLSLGGNIGDPSITIEETLASLSRRSGIKVVTRSPFYRTPPWGKTDQPDFVNACAIIRTTLSPPQLLKTCLALEKRMGRLRGERWGPRIIDIDILTYGEESVDEQDLTIPHPLITERAFVLVPLKDIAPNFTLGGTHIDEMLAKVDLTGIEALYPGYSQDIAS; from the coding sequence ATGAGTAACAGCGGTGTCGAAGTCTATTTAAGTCTTGGTGGGAATATTGGCGATCCATCCATAACAATTGAAGAAACTCTCGCAAGCCTTTCTAGAAGAAGCGGAATCAAGGTTGTAACACGGTCTCCTTTTTATCGTACACCACCTTGGGGCAAGACCGATCAGCCCGACTTCGTCAATGCCTGTGCGATCATCAGAACGACCCTGTCACCGCCCCAGTTGCTCAAGACCTGTCTCGCACTGGAAAAGCGGATGGGACGCCTGCGCGGCGAACGTTGGGGCCCACGTATCATCGATATCGACATTCTCACCTACGGCGAAGAGAGCGTGGATGAGCAGGATCTGACGATTCCTCACCCGCTGATTACCGAGCGTGCCTTCGTGCTGGTGCCGCTGAAAGACATCGCACCCAACTTCACTCTTGGTGGCACCCATATTGACGAGATGCTCGCCAAAGTCGATCTGACCGGCATTGAGGCGCTCTATCCGGGCTATTCCCAAGATATCGCCAGCTAA
- the folB gene encoding dihydroneopterin aldolase yields MDRIIIRDLAFFAYHGVYEEEARLGQRFYFDLDCYLDLKPAGLSDDENDTVRYDHITEEVERIVTTQRFKLIEALAEQVARALLDRFSKIQSVQVKLRKPEAPVPAIVKDIAVEITRSRKDYDNE; encoded by the coding sequence ATGGACCGGATCATCATCAGGGATCTTGCGTTTTTTGCCTATCATGGCGTCTATGAAGAAGAGGCCCGCCTCGGCCAGCGCTTCTATTTCGATCTCGACTGCTACCTCGACCTCAAGCCCGCTGGGCTTAGCGACGACGAGAATGACACGGTCCGCTATGATCATATCACTGAGGAAGTCGAGCGCATCGTCACGACACAGCGTTTCAAGCTGATTGAAGCACTTGCGGAGCAAGTGGCCCGGGCACTTCTAGATCGATTCTCAAAAATACAGTCTGTCCAAGTGAAATTACGCAAGCCTGAAGCGCCGGTTCCTGCTATTGTAAAAGACATTGCCGTCGAAATCACCAGATCGCGCAAGGATTATGACAATGAGTAA
- the folP gene encoding dihydropteroate synthase has product MPNADLSRPLGPLQWNPQTQPLIMGIINVTPDSFSDGGEFLAESDALQHAQKLVEEGAHILDIGGESTRPGARLVAEQEELQRVLPAIRAIVSANLGSVISIDTYKARVADEALTAGAHVVNDVWGLQREPDIARAAAAHHAPVIINHWEKETAADTDLLTQMRAFFDRSIEIALSAGVDEENIILDPGIGFGKSVEDNLLILSRLEQLHEWGYPLLIGTSRKRFIGHLTGREPKDRIYGTLASNVIALTKGASIFRVHDVAAHKDALAVAQAIHTYHGS; this is encoded by the coding sequence GTGCCAAATGCCGATCTGTCTCGACCGTTGGGCCCGCTGCAGTGGAATCCGCAAACTCAGCCCCTGATCATGGGGATCATCAACGTGACGCCGGATTCTTTCTCGGATGGCGGTGAGTTTCTGGCCGAAAGCGACGCCCTCCAGCATGCACAAAAACTGGTGGAGGAAGGTGCGCACATCCTCGATATTGGCGGCGAGTCCACCCGCCCCGGAGCCCGCCTCGTCGCTGAACAGGAAGAATTGCAGCGCGTCCTGCCAGCCATCCGCGCCATCGTCTCTGCCAACCTTGGTTCTGTCATTTCCATTGACACCTACAAGGCCCGCGTCGCGGACGAGGCCTTGACCGCTGGAGCCCACGTGGTCAACGATGTCTGGGGCCTTCAGCGCGAACCAGACATCGCCCGCGCCGCTGCCGCCCATCACGCCCCGGTCATCATCAATCACTGGGAAAAGGAAACAGCCGCCGACACAGATCTGCTCACCCAGATGCGGGCCTTCTTTGACCGCTCCATCGAGATTGCCCTGTCGGCAGGCGTCGACGAAGAAAACATCATTCTCGATCCGGGCATCGGCTTTGGCAAATCCGTCGAAGACAATCTGCTCATTCTGTCCAGACTTGAACAATTGCACGAATGGGGCTATCCCCTTCTGATAGGCACATCACGAAAACGATTCATCGGCCACCTCACCGGCAGGGAGCCCAAGGATCGGATCTACGGCACTTTGGCATCGAACGTCATCGCCCTTACCAAGGGCGCCTCGATCTTCCGCGTCCATGATGTTGCCGCCCACAAGGACGCGCTTGCCGTCGCACAGGCGATACACACCTACCACGGGAGCTGA
- a CDS encoding acetyl/propionyl/methylcrotonyl-CoA carboxylase subunit alpha, producing MFEKILIANRGEIACRVIKSAQKMGIKTVAVYSDADEDALHVMMADEAVRLGPPPAAESYLLGDKIIEACKQTGAEAVHPGYGFLSENAAFCEELSEAGIAFIGPPPNAIRAMGDKIESKKFALDAKVSTVPGHMGIIEDGDDAVRIAGEIGYPVMIKASAGGGGKGMRIAWNDAEAREGFQLARSEAKSSFGDDRCFIEKYVVGPRHIEIQVLADSHGHAIHLNERECSIQRRNQKVIEEAPSSFLDPQTRKAMGDQAVALAKAVGYQSAGTVEFIVDKDKNFYFLEMNTRLQVEHPVTELITGVDLVEQMIRIAAGEPLALTQEDVGINGWAIESRIYAEDPFRNFLPSIGRLVDYRPPPESQVDGLTIRNDTGVMSGSEISMFYDPMIAKLCTHGPTREEAIAHMSQALDAFYVDGIENNVPFLSALMLHPRWKSGDITTGFIAEEYPDGFKGAELDIETEVALACVAMSMEIVRQDRLQHFRLAKELDQMAMHEYWVAAFSKERRHELRYCGGLPSVPIDMEIQLPVGKVVSVRSDWVPGQRLWTGTVDRVPMVVQVRPGLNSYRLFHQGVKEVVKVMRPHVADMEAMLPIRGTPDTSNLLLCPMPGLVVSIAVKEGQTVQPGEALATIEAMKMENVLKAEREQVISKILAKPGASLAVDDVIMEFETEEKGEKDAEAG from the coding sequence ATGTTCGAGAAAATTCTGATCGCCAATCGCGGAGAAATCGCCTGCCGCGTGATCAAATCGGCGCAAAAGATGGGCATCAAGACGGTTGCTGTCTATTCCGACGCAGATGAAGACGCACTGCATGTGATGATGGCCGATGAGGCTGTGCGGTTAGGACCGCCGCCTGCGGCTGAATCCTATCTGCTTGGCGACAAGATCATCGAAGCCTGCAAGCAGACCGGGGCAGAAGCCGTGCATCCGGGGTATGGGTTCCTGTCCGAGAATGCTGCCTTCTGCGAGGAGCTGAGTGAGGCCGGGATTGCCTTTATCGGACCGCCGCCGAATGCCATCCGGGCGATGGGCGACAAGATCGAATCCAAGAAGTTTGCCCTCGATGCCAAGGTCTCCACGGTGCCGGGGCATATGGGGATCATCGAGGATGGTGACGATGCCGTGCGGATCGCTGGCGAGATTGGCTATCCCGTGATGATCAAGGCGTCTGCTGGTGGCGGCGGCAAGGGGATGCGCATCGCTTGGAACGATGCCGAAGCTCGCGAAGGGTTCCAGCTCGCCCGCTCGGAGGCCAAGTCGTCCTTTGGCGATGATCGCTGTTTTATCGAGAAATATGTCGTCGGCCCGCGCCATATTGAGATTCAGGTGCTGGCGGACAGCCATGGCCATGCCATCCATCTTAATGAGCGCGAATGCTCCATTCAGCGCCGCAACCAGAAAGTCATTGAGGAGGCACCGTCTTCTTTCCTTGATCCTCAGACCCGCAAGGCGATGGGTGATCAGGCCGTGGCGCTGGCCAAGGCGGTGGGCTATCAGTCGGCAGGAACCGTGGAATTCATCGTCGACAAGGACAAGAATTTCTATTTCCTTGAAATGAACACCCGTCTGCAGGTGGAGCATCCGGTGACCGAGTTGATCACCGGGGTTGATCTTGTGGAACAGATGATCCGCATCGCGGCGGGGGAGCCTCTGGCTCTGACGCAGGAGGATGTCGGGATCAATGGCTGGGCCATCGAATCGCGCATCTATGCAGAAGATCCGTTCCGCAATTTCCTGCCCTCCATCGGGCGGCTTGTGGACTATCGGCCGCCGCCGGAAAGTCAGGTGGACGGGCTGACCATTCGCAATGATACCGGCGTCATGTCCGGCTCTGAGATTTCGATGTTCTACGATCCGATGATCGCCAAGCTTTGCACCCACGGGCCGACCCGAGAGGAAGCCATTGCGCACATGTCTCAGGCGCTTGATGCCTTTTATGTCGACGGCATCGAGAATAATGTGCCTTTCCTCTCTGCCCTGATGCTTCATCCGCGCTGGAAATCCGGTGACATCACCACCGGCTTCATCGCCGAGGAATATCCAGATGGTTTCAAAGGGGCGGAGCTCGATATTGAAACTGAGGTGGCGCTGGCCTGTGTGGCCATGTCGATGGAGATTGTCCGGCAAGACCGTTTGCAGCATTTCCGTCTGGCCAAGGAGCTTGACCAGATGGCGATGCATGAATATTGGGTCGCGGCCTTCTCCAAGGAGCGGCGCCACGAGCTGCGCTATTGCGGCGGATTGCCATCCGTTCCAATCGACATGGAAATCCAGCTGCCGGTCGGCAAGGTGGTCTCGGTCCGCTCCGACTGGGTGCCGGGCCAGAGGCTGTGGACCGGGACGGTCGATCGTGTGCCGATGGTGGTGCAGGTTCGCCCCGGCCTTAACAGCTATCGCCTGTTCCATCAGGGTGTGAAGGAGGTGGTCAAGGTGATGCGACCCCATGTTGCCGACATGGAGGCGATGCTGCCGATCCGGGGGACGCCGGACACTTCCAACCTGCTGCTCTGCCCGATGCCGGGGCTCGTGGTCTCCATCGCGGTCAAGGAAGGCCAGACAGTGCAGCCGGGCGAAGCGCTGGCAACGATTGAAGCCATGAAGATGGAGAATGTGCTGAAAGCTGAGCGGGAGCAGGTCATCTCGAAGATCCTTGCCAAACCGGGAGCAAGCTTGGCCGTCGACGATGTAATCATGGAATTCGAGACCGAAGAGAAGGGTGAGAAGGACGCGGAAGCTGGCTGA